DNA sequence from the Manis javanica isolate MJ-LG chromosome 15, MJ_LKY, whole genome shotgun sequence genome:
GGCAGGGCCCCTAACGGGAGCCCCCAGGCCAACCTCAAGGCCAGCTTTCCCGGCTGCCGGagtggctctggggcaggggaTAGGGAGGGAGCTGAGCTGGGCCCCTACGTGCCCAGGATGGAGGCTGCCAGCTGGTCGGGAACCGGTGACACGTGGCCCAGCTCCAGCAGCCGGGCGGGCAGCGGTGGGGCTCCATCGTCTCCTCGGGAGGCCGCTGGCGATGAGACGGGAGGGCGGGAGGCCGGCGGTCGGGCGCGGAGGAGCAGCCGGTCCAAGCGATTTACATATGTACAGACGTCCGTCAGTCCCGGCGCCGGCCtcggcgggcggggcggggcggggctggagGGGGCGGGTCCAACGCCTTCCGGcacggcggggcggggcgggccggCGGCGCCTCCCGGCAGACGCGCCGAGGAACTCTTGCCAGGCGGGGGCCGCCGTCAGCAGCAGCGCTTCCGCCGCTTGCTGTTGCGCGTGAGCTTCACCACGTCGttgtgctgctgctgctgctgccgcgCCAGGTTGTCTTTCTTCGCGCGCAGCACCAGCTCCGTGATGCAGCTGAACATCTGCGGCGGAGCGACAGGCCTCAGACCCGGGGCCGCCCCGCGGCTGGGCCGCCCCGCGGCCCGCCGGCTGCCTCCCGGCCGGCTGTCTACTTCACTCGCGCATTGTTTGTATGTTCGCAAACCCCTtcgaggaggaggtggtgggtgACAAAGGTCAAAAAGGACCGATATCAAAGACCCGTAAGTGTGTCTTCGGGAAATCTGCCTCTCGGGGGTTTTCCAGTCGGTCTTTTTAAGGcaagaaagggaaccctcttcCTTCAGCTGGAATACTTGGACGAGGCGGGTAGGGCGCCCCTGCCCTGGGGTGGCCGGAACGACCCAGGTTGGCCCATTCCCGGCCCCTCACTGTGTGTCCTGCCTGGAACTCACCCGCCAACCCACCGTCCTGTCTCCCCTCCACCAGAAAAGGCATCAAGCACTTGACATAATCTACTTCCCTTATTCCTTGTAACCTGGGAGACAGGGGCTCCTACCACACCCCAATCTACAGAAGGAACAGATGGGCCTAGAAAGGCTAAGTCACCACCCGAGGTTACACGGCCCCCATGCAGAAAGACCCGTATTGTGACCCCGGCCTGACTTTGAGGCGCCCAGGCTCCCTGCTGCTGTGCACTTGGGTGTCCAGGATCCAACGGGGGTCCCGGCTCCCTCAGCCTCCGGGTTCCATACACTGTGGAGCAGGACTGCCCCCAGAGCCACAAGCACAGCCAGCCTGGGCCTGCGGCAAAAGGTCCAGCTTTTCTCCCAACCAAACTGCTTTCCAACAGGCCcagcagaagggaagggaagctgccctgggctggaggctcAGGCAGCCTGCAGGGAATGTGCATCCCCAGGAATCTCCCGGGGACTTGAAGCAGATGCCCATCTGAGCTCTGGAGGCCACAGGAAAGCAACCTGGTCTCTGCAGGGAGGCCAAGGCCCCAGGAAATGCAGGAAGGGGTGACAATGGTGGGGCTAGAGGACAGACCATGAGGCAGAGGACTAAGTGCATGGCTGCAGTGTGCAACAGATCTAAGACTGACTCAGCCTCTTCGAAGCTGGGTGATATTCCTTAATTTGAACCTCACTTTCCCATTTGCAATGTGGACGTAATTTACTTTAGAAGACTGTGGAGATATGAGCTAACATCTTTAAAGGatctagcacacagtaggcactcaatgaaTGGCAGCTGCTATGATGTTTTCTGGCAGCCACCTGGGTGCCCTAGGTAGGGCTAGGAGTAGGGAGAGGAGGGCCAGGGTGAGGGAGCAGAGCTGGGTGCACCCCCACCCACTCTGGTCTGGGCCTCACCTCTTCCACGTTGACATTCTCCTTGGCACTGGTCTCAAACAACTGGATCCCCATCTGCCCAGCGAATTTGTAGGCATCTTCTGTCTCCACCACCTTCCGCTCGGGGTCATCATTCTTATTGCCCACTTCAAGGCAAAGCAAAGTCAGCCTGGCCTTGCGGAAACACCCATCCCTCCACACCCCCGCTGGATCCAGCCTCACCTAATATTCGGCACACATCATCACAGTTCTGGTTGATTTCATGAAGCCACCGCTTGACATTGACAAATGACTCAGCACTGGTGACGTCATAAACCACGATGACCCCATGGGTCCCCCGATAATACCTGCAGGGCCAGGGTCTGCATCAGAGCTTCAGCCTAAACTGCAGCCCACGTCCAAACAGCAGCAGGGGAAATGGTGAGGGGCAAATGCTTTCCCACAAGACCCTAAGTCCACACCTGACATGCTAGGACCACACACACCCATCAGCAGGAGAGGATGCTTGGCAGTGCAGCTCCTCACGCTGGCCCCCAACGCCCCAGTGAGCAGGGAGTGCTCAGCCCTGTGGTGGCCAACCAGGTTGTTGAGAGTCCACCCACCACTAACTTGAAACTCCTTttaagttcttatttttttaattcagctatGTTTTGATTTGACATACTGTCACCGTCCTTGttttaacattcaaaaaaattttatccCCTCAAATCTTAATGAAATAATCATCCCAAGAAGATATACATATGTGAAGGCCTCACTCCCTTCCTCCACCCTGGGCTCTTCCATGCTGGCCCCAGGCATCCAGGCACGGTTGGGAAGAGGGTGTCCCAGATATGCCACCAACCACACGCACAGACCCCATGCCCTAAAGTCAGAAGGTCTGGAAGGCATTCCTTTCCAGACCCGGTGCCCCCGTTCATTCACAACTCAGGACCCAGGGAGGCCAGCAGTCCCGGGAGGAAGCAGAAGGCAGGGCCTCACGTTTCCCAGAAGAGCGCCCGCTGCCCTAGCAGCCAGGTGACAGCCCTGCCCAGCACTGTAGTCGCCTGGGGCTGCCAAGCCTCTCACTCATCAGGGGCTTCCATGAACAAGGGTGAGAACCACTGCCCGCAGCAGGCTGCGCTCCCCAGCGGGCAGGCAGGCTGCGTCCTCCTGACCTGCCGGCTGCCGCCTGGCCCAAGGCTTGTCAGGGCCTGAGCACTCAGCCCCAAGCCTGCAGGGGCGCAGCATCCCCGGGCAGCGGCTCTGGGGCACCACTGCACAGCGAGGAGAGGGCTAGCCAGGCTGCGGGGCAGCTACATCCTCGGCCTGCCCGTTGGCACTCCGGCCAGCTCTCCACAGTCTAGGCCCAGCCACAGGGCAAAGGCCACCCCTGCTGAATTTCTGAAAGGCTGTGGGACCCAGGAAGGTTACTGCATGCACCTCGGCACAGCTCAGTTCTCTCGACTGTAAAATGGCGTCACCGGTGATTTAACTCCTGGGGAAGTGgtaaggaataaaagagagaacatACTTTTTTGCAAATGCCCCCAAGTGGTGAACCGTCAAGGGGTGGTGGCTCTTTACTGTCACTGTTACTCCAGTGCCACTCTGGGGCCCCTGACACGGTGGCAGGGGAGCAGTGGAGGAAGCTTCCTTGAGCCTGTGCTCTGGTGTCAAGCCCAACTTGTCTCCCCTATCCTGTCTCTCCACCCCTCAGATGCCAGCTGCACTGCACCCCTCAGGTTCCACCCTCTGGGGATGCAGCGCCTCAGCCTTGGGGAGCCCTAACAATCAAGctggctgccccctgccccctaccAGCTGCTGCCCCAGGAGAGCCAGGTCATCACCAGTTCCACTTGGTGGACTCCCACCTACACAGGTGCAAGAGTGCCAGGAGCAAGGAGGCCAGACACCTGTTCCCTGCCAGCAAAGGAAGCGTTGAGCGGTGGGACGTAGTTCCAAGCTCTCCTCTGCTGAGGACTCCTGAAGATGGCTCAGCCCCAGCACAAAGCCCACAGTGTGCCCAGCCCCCGTGCCTTCTCTGGGACCCAGACCAGGGGATGTAAGCCTCTCAGGAGAGAGAACTAGTTGGAGGACAAAGTCAGGGGCCCTGAGCTCTGGAAAGAGCACCAGTGCTTCTGGGCATCTTGTTACCACCACCGCACCACAGCTGAGCTCTGCCGGCACAGCAGTCAGCACTCTGTGTCCATTACCTTATTCATCTTTGCAACAACCTGGTGTGATGGACAGACAGGAAGGTCACTGTTTTTACCAGTGAGGCCGTGAGGCACAGTGGAGTGACCTGCTGCAAGTTGCGTACCCATGTCTGActcccaggcccagggctggtACAGAAGGGCTTCCCTTCCTCGCCACCTCCCACTCAGCCCACCATTCAACACCCTCTGCTCACCCCTCACCCAGCTGCACTGCTCAGCGCTGGCAAACCCCAGCCACCAAGAGACACACTGAAGAGATAACAACAGAGCCCTTTCTCGGCAGGCTAACAGGAGGCAGGCCCCGCATCCGAGAGGCCACACTACTGCACCTGACTGCCCCGagcccagaaaagaaaactaactcCCAAATTCTTCCAAGACTCCTTCCTTCTTTGTCAGCTACCCTCACAGGGCGCCAAGTGTTTGTGGCCCTTCAGCAGGGCGTGCAGTGCCTTCTGCCTTATGAGGGCAGAGTTGGGGAGCCCAAGACAAAACATTCTCACCTCCCCAGATGGGCCAGCCATTGTGCAGCACCACCACCCAGCCCTGCCTTCTCAAGTACCCCAAACAGACACACATTGCCCTCAGGCTGCTGAGTAACTCCAGTCTCCCAGCAGGATGCAGGGGGCAGCCACCCCACACCCCCCCCCGAAGGGAGCTGACCTTTATGGTGGCTGTGTCGCCTCTGCTCTCAGGGCCCAAGGCACCCCAGGCCCACTGCCCTGCCTGAAACATTTCTCATGGCCACAGGCCCAATATTCTCGGTCACCCTGAATTCTCTGATTGGTTTTCACCTACAAGAGACACTAGAGCATCTGCCGCAGGCCCAGTCCCTTTGGGTGACAGGCAAGCAGACAGCAGGGTTGTGGACTGACTGAAGGCCAGAGCTTTGGCATCAGATGGACTTCAATTCAACTCCTGACTAATCAACCATGCTAAGTCACTCCACCCTCTCCGGGCCTCAGTTTTTCAACCATAAAATGGAGATTATCACAAGACTCTTTatcagaattaaatgaaatgaagtagGTAGAGCCCTAAGCAACAGTACCTCCCCAGAGTAAAGACATCTGGGGTCAATGCCCAGACGTCCTGACCCTGGACTCTCAGCAGTCAAACAGGAGGTGCCTCTGGCCCCAGCTGCTGAGACACGGGGGCTCCGGCAGCTCACCAGGGCTCAGAACTGCATGGGCAGCGCTGGGGACCTGGGGAGGCATGGACCACAGCACACACATGCTCACTGCAGGCCCCGCCCAGGGACAGATGCCCGCCTGCTCCAGCCCCCATCTGACACCTAACAAGAGCAACTGTCACTAGCTAAGTGACCACCTGGGAAGCCAGTATCactgttatcccattttacaaaggaaatgaaGCCAGAGGGTGGGTAATCTGGCTGACATGCACTGTCCTGCCCACCCCCACGGCCAGGGTGCTCAACCACTGCCACCCACAGGCGGGCAAGCAGCCACACCTCATCCCCTCCTCCTCTCACTCACCAGCACCCACTGTGGCCTCAGGCCCACCTCAGTGAGATGTCTGCCACAGGACACCCACCACCGTGTCTCAATGGCAGTGGCAAGGGGTCAGAATGGGAGCAGCACAGCCTGACTCACGTGGAGGTGATGGTGCGGAAGCGCTCCTGCCCAGCCGTGTCCCAGATCTGCAGCTTCACTTTCTCCCCATTGATCTCCACGGTCCGAATCTTGAAATCTACTCCAATGGTGGTGATGTAGCTGCCTGCACATACATGCATGTTAGCAAGGACCATAGGGCACACAGCAGACCATGTCCTAAGCTTCAGCAGTCTCCAAGACCCCTCCCCACTCACTCTGTACCCGGCACGTCCAATGTCCCAGGGACGCAGCCCTGACCAAGAAAGACAAGGTCCCCACTCTGATGAAGCCCACAGCTGAGGTGAGAGCAGGACAGGATACAAAGGTACAAAGTTTGCAAGGGTGGTAAGCatacaaaggaaatgaagcaGAGGATGAGACTGGGGCGAGGGGAGAGGCACCTTCAACGGCAGCAGCCAGGGCATGGGCTGTTAGCTGCAGCCTGAGAACGGCCTGTGACACAGCCTGCCCTTTTCTTCTCTATTATATTCCAAACGTTTTGAATGATTCATAAAATTAGCTTCCTAACATACACCCAAGTCACAAACtgcaatttgaaaaacactgctccaaacagaggagacagcagctAAAATAgcactgatgtgtgtgtgtgtggtcatgtGAGGTCAAGCACTCGGTGGGAGGCAGGTGGCAGGGGCTGAGGCCAGATCTCAGGGCCTTTGTGCCGTTTTTCAAGAGCTTAGActtctgtgtggtgtgtgatggGGAAGGTTGAAGGGCTTTAATGGGAGCATGAGCTGCATTGTAAATAGTTCTCTGGGGGCATCTGTGTGAAAAATGGAGTTGAAGAGAATTTTCGGCTGATGTAACAGTGCTGTCCAGGCTGACAAAGCCCCATTGCTAAAAAGAGCACATGTTCTCAGCTTCATCTGGAGCCTTTAGGGTAACAATGGAAAAGACacgacacacacatacacaccactgACTATGTGAAATGTGGAACACAGATAGGAAAGGTCAAAGTTCAAGGTGAGGAGGTCGTCAAGGAAGGCTTTGGGAGGAAGTCATATTTGGGCCGAGCTTTAACAGGTCCAATTTCAAAGGCTGAGATTACGTGGGGGAAGACGCCCCACCCAGAGCGCACGAGCTGAAGCAAAAGCAGAGCGAGAGCACATCCAGAAAACCAGGCGGCGTCCGGCCCTGGGTGCCGCCGCGGCGCGTGGCCCTGCGTCTCCCGCTGTTGCACCCTGTGCACAGCCGATGGTTGagcaagcaaaaaataaaataaggcacGAACAAGATCAGAAAGGGAGCTAGGAAGGTGAGCTGAAAATAGATTATGAAGACCAGTGGTTTCCAACCAGGGCTGGTGGTTTTTAAATAGGGGAGATCCCTCCAGGGGATCTTTATTACATGTATTAGCAAGACGAGCTCAGGGCCTGCGATGGGATGGGTAGGAGCTGCTGTAAGCTTCAGGCTAGAACCCACAGTGGTGGGTCCACAACAGGGGCAGCAGAAATGGAGAGCGGGAGAGACACTCAGGAGCGGAAAGCTGACGAGATGGGGGGATCAGGGGACAAGGGGGAAAGGAGTGGTTTGGGGCACAATGAGAAGCTGCCCATCAGTTACCATTCTGGAACAGAAACTAAAAGCAACAGCAAAACAGGGCTGTTCAGTGAG
Encoded proteins:
- the RAB35 gene encoding ras-related protein Rab-35 isoform X2 — its product is MARDYDHLFKLLIIGDSGVGKSSLLLRFADNTFSGSYITTIGVDFKIRTVEINGEKVKLQIWDTAGQERFRTITSTYYRGTHGVIVVYDVTSAESFVNVKRWLHEINQNCDDVCRILDVQLHHGAGAAREERQPGAAAAAAAQRRGEAHAQQQAAEALLLTAAPAWQEFLGASAGRRRRPAPPRRAGRRWTRPLQPRPAPPAEAGAGTDGRLYICKSLGPAAPPRPTAGLPPSRLIASGLPRRRWSPTAARPAAGAGPRVTGSRPAGSLHPGHVGAQLSSLPIPCPRATPAAGKAGLEVGLGAPVRGPALGLQEELLLSFGQQISCSAF
- the RAB35 gene encoding ras-related protein Rab-35 isoform X1, giving the protein MARDYDHLFKLLIIGDSGVGKSSLLLRFADNTFSGSYITTIGVDFKIRTVEINGEKVKLQIWDTAGQERFRTITSTYYRGTHGVIVVYDVTSAESFVNVKRWLHEINQNCDDVCRILVGNKNDDPERKVVETEDAYKFAGQMGIQLFETSAKENVNVEEMFSCITELVLRAKKDNLARQQQQQHNDVVKLTRNSKRRKRCC